The DNA window ATTCCATACACGACCACCTCCTTCTCGCTGACCCGTCCGAGCGGTTTGATCCGCGGAATGTACCCGGTCCCCTCCGGCAGGGTGCCGGCGATCCGGGTGAGGTCTCCGCGCAGGTAATTCATCAGAACCGACTGGGCCTCGTCGTCCAGACAGTGGCCGGTCGCGAGGACACCCGCCCCTGCCTCCACGGCAGTCTGCTGCAGTGCCTGTCGCCGGTAGACTCCGCAGACAGAACAGGCCCGTTCCCTGTTTCCGATCAGCAGGCTATCGAGGTCGGCTCCGAAGAGATCCTGAAACGAGACGATGATATGCCGGATCCCGAGCCTGTGGGTCAGGCGCCGTGCCGCTGCCAGTGTCTCATCGCGATAGTCTCTGATCCCTTCGTCGACGGTGATGGCGACCAGGCGGTCTGCAGCCCTCTTCCCGAGCAGCATGTTCATAAGCCAGAGCAGCACCGTGCTGTCCTTGCCGCCGCTGAGCGCGACTGCTATCCGTTCGTTATCTGCAAGGGTGTATGAGGCGAGCATGCCGGCAGTCTTCGCCTCCACCTTCTCCATCAGGTGTGCTCCACAGAGGTGCGCCCCATCTCCCCGGGAGAAGTAGACCGCGTGCTCGTTGCAGCGATCGCAGGCGATCATCTATCCTCCATGGACGATGCTGATCACACGGAGATGGTCGCCATCGGAGAGGGGTGTGTCCTCAGGGAGGAGTACACCATCCCTGACCACGATCACCTCTGCAGGGTTCACCCCTGCGGCCACAAGCAGTTCCTCGATGGTATCGCCAGAAGGTGAACAGAGTTTTCTGGTCAGATCCGGGAGTTCAAGGGTAATCATCTGATGTACGATTGGGAGGACCGGTGGTTTAACAGTGCTGAATGAGGATAAGAGGAGTAGATATTTATCTCATAGTAGAGACCCTAACTACCGGATTGATGCTCTGCCGATAGCAATCCTTATCCCCGTTTCAGAATAATCACAATTGTGATTTCTGCTTTGGTAGAAATTTCCGGAATCTAACAGTAAGAGGTTGATCTATGGGAAAAATTTACAACAACATCACAGAGACCATCGGGCACACCCCGTTGGTCAGGTTGAACCGGCTGACCGAGGGGATACCGGCAGAGATCGTCGTCAAGGTGGAGTCATTCAACCCGATGTCGAGTGTCAAGGATCGGATCGGGTTAGCGATGATCGAGGCGGCGGAGCAGCACGGTCTGATTGGGAAAAATACGACGATCGTCGAGCCGACCAGTGGAAACACCGGCGTAGGACTGGCTTTCGTTGCAGCAGCACGCGGATATAAGATCCGGCTTCTGATGCCCGATACGATGACCATCGAACGGAGGAAACTCCTCAAAGCACTCGGGGCAGAACTGGTCCTGACCCCAGGCAAGGATGGGATGAAGGGAGCAGTCAGCGCTGCAGAGGCGATGGTCGCAGAGAACCCGGACCTGCTGTATATCCCTCAGCAGTTTCGAAACCCATCGAATCCTGCCATTCATCGGAGAACCACTGCCGAAGAGATCTGGACAGATACCGATGGAAAGGTGGATATCGTTGTGGCCGGCGTCGGGACTGGTGGGACGATCACCGGTATTGCAGAGGCTATCAAGGCCAAAAAACCGGAATTCAAGGCAATTGCCGTTGAGCCGGCGACGTCCCCGGTCCTCTCAGGAGGAAGTCCTGGACCGCATAAGATCCAGGGGATCGGTGCCGGGTTCATCCCGGATGTGTTGAGGATGGACCTGCTCGACGAGATTGTTCCGGTCAGCAACGAGGATGCGTATGAGATAGCCCGGCGTCTCGCCAGGGAGGAGGGGATCCTGGCAGGGATCTCATCTGGTGCAGCCCTCTATGCGGCTCTGCTGATCGCAAAACGCCCGGAAAACAGTGAAAAAATGATCGTGGTGATCCTCCCGGACACTGGTGAGCGGTACCTCTCCACCGATCTCTTTGATGCATAAGTGACCTGATCATGCTCCTCAAACACCTCAGGGAAGATATCCAGACCATCTTTCAGAAGGACCCGGCAGCCCGATCGATACCGGAGGTGCTCTTCTGTTACCCCGGGTTGCATGCAATCTGGAGTCATCGGATCGCTCACTGGTTATGGGTCCACCATCTCTTCTTTGCAGGACGGTTTGTATCGCATATCGGTCGGTTTTTGACCGGGATTGAAATCCATCCCGGGGCAATGATCGGTCGTCGGGTCTTCATTGACCATGGCATGGGTGTCGTGATCGGGGAGACGGCTGAGGTTGGGGATGATGTCCTGATCTATATGGGGGTCGTGCTTGGTGGGACTGCGCTGGTGAACGAGAAACGTCATCCGACCGTTGAGGATCATGTGATCATCGGTTCAGGGGCCTCGGTGCTCGGTCCGATCACCATCGGAAGCGGGGCTAAGGTCGGGGCCGGTTCGGTCGTGGTTCGGTCGGTACCCCCAGGGGCAACGGTCGTCGGGGTTCCCGGCAGGATTGCCGGGCCCGAGTGTAACCAGGATAGAGATGGGGACCTGGAGGCACCGATGCCGGATCCGATGCTTCGGGTGATCTCCAGGCTGCTCGATCGGCAGAACCAGTTCGAGGAGCGGATCCGGATCATGGAACAGGTGATCCCTGGGCCGCTTGGTCTGGAGAAGCGGGCCGAACTGGAGATGGAGGAGCAGATCAGAGACGCGCTCCGCGAGGTGATCGACCCGGAGGTTGGAATTGATATCGTCGACCTCGGGCTGCTCCGAGATGTGCATGTCACCGCGGACGGGCGTGCAGAGATCGATATGGTGTTGACGACGAAGGGCTGCCCGTTGGTCGATTACCTGAGCCAGCAGGTTCGGCGGAAGGCCGAGGGGATCCCCGGGATCTCCTCGGTTGATGTGAGGGTGCTGGACGAACCCTGGGACTGGAGCAGGTTCGTCCGTCAGAACGGGCAGCTGAAAAAGGTATAGCCCGTGCCGTTGAAGTACTGCTGATGGATAGTCGCGATGAGATGTACGGCCGCTTCTCAGTTGCCCTCGCAAAGCTTGAGGCGTGCAAGGAGTTTGCGGCGCTGATCCCGGAGGTACGGACCAACCTGGTCTATGCAACCGGGGACGCGAAGGAGAGGAGTGATGTGCTCGCTGTTGAAGGGCGCGTGACCATTATCGGTGGAATGCCGCATGCCTCTGGGAAGCCGGTCTTTGGGGCTTCAAGCCATATGGCCAGACTGATGATCGAACTGCGAAAGGTCGATCCCCGTGTGCGGGCCGGCGTGGACTTCGCCAACACGCCTGCGCTGGCAGCATGGCTTGAGGACTACTGTCGGGAGAAACGCTGGATCTTTTCTATGATCGATCGGAGGAACGAGCCGGATTCTATCAAAGAGGAGGAGTGCGCTTCGATGCCATGGAAGGTCGCCGAGGCGGTCAGGGCGGCCGGGAATCGTGCCCCCAAGATCTTCTATGAGACCGGTGCCATCGGCAAGGAGCCGGTCAGTGTGCTGGTCGGCGGGGATCCGATCGAGGTCGTCGAGCAGGTCTGCGAGATTGCGCGGAGGTATGCAGATGAGCGATGAGAAGATCGGGAAGATCGATGCGGCGACTTTCGCCTCGTTCCTGCTCCACCGAACAGGTGCGGCAGATCCCTCGGTGATCGTGCCGCCGACTGCGGGGATCGATGCAGGGGTGGTCGACCTCGGTAACAACAGGGTACTGATCGTGGCCGAGGATCCGATCTTCGCCATCCCCAACCAGCCATACGATCTCTTCGGCTGGCACACGGTCCATATCGGGGCCAGCGATGTCGCCGTGATGGGGGTGAAGCCGCAGTACATGACCTATTCACTGCTGATGCCCCCGGGTACGCCCGACCAGGACTTCCGGACGATCGTGGACGCGATCGACTTGGCTGCAAAGGATCTCGGGATCGCGATCGTCGGCGGACACACCGGGTACTATCCCGGGTTCGCCGCCCCGACGATCGGCGGAATTACGGTTTTTGCGGTGGCAGAGAAAGGGGAGTACATCACCTCTGCAGGTGCTCGACCCGGTGATGATGTGCTGCTGACCAAGGGGCCGGCGATCGAGACCGCGGCTCTCCTTTCAGTGCTCCGTGAAAATGAACTGAAGGCGAAGTACCCGGCCTGGCTTGTGAAGGCTGCGCAGGATCTCTGCTGGCAGATGTCGGTTGTGGCGGATGCGGCCCTCGCCCGTGAGGCTGGCGAGGTGACAGCGATGCATGATGCGACAGAAGGCGGGGTGATCGGCGGACTCTTTGAGATTGCAGCGGCAAGTAACACCGGGATGGTGATCGATGAGGCGCAGATCATCTATCCGAAAGAGGTCAGAATGGTCTGTGAGCAGTTCAACCTGGATCCTCTGGCATCGATCGCCGAGGGGACGCTCCTTCTGACTGCAGATCCGTCCAGTTCTGATGCGATCATCGACCTCCTGACCCGGTCCGGGATCCCGGTGTCGGTGATCGGGAAGGTCACGGACAATCCTGGGGAGCGGACGATCCGACGGGTCGACGGTACCATTGAAGAACTCCATATCCCAGAGCAGGACCCCTTCTGGCCCGTCTTCTTCGAGAGTACGTGCTGAAGGAGACGACTTTTTTTAAGCGTCCATGTCTCATGAGATGGCTTTAGAAAAAATGCGCGGATTATTTCGTCTGTATCTGCCGGAATACCTCGGTGAAAGTCGACTACCGATAAATATCATCATCAACTAATTATGATGATCACCATGCCTGTCCCTGTCAGTGAACTTATGGGCCGAATGAGTCGTTTTAGAACTCAGATGGATAAAAATCATCCTGATTGGGAGATTGTGGCCATTCTCGGAAAGGTCGACCTTTATTACTTCACCGGTACCATCCAGGACGGCATTCTCCTCATTCCCCGGAATGATGAAGCGGTGTTCTGGGTCCGTCAGAGTTATGAACGGGCCCTTGATGAATCCAGGTCCCCCTGCATCAGAAAGATGAGCAGGTACCGTGATATTGCTGCGGTCATGGGGACATTTCCTGCAACGCTGTACCTTGAGATGGAACTGGTGACGATGGCACAGGTTCAGAGACTGCAGAAATCTCTCAATTTTACCGATGTGAAGGCGGTTGATGCCGAGGTGGCCGCTGTCAGGTCGGTGAAGAGCGGCTACGAACTCTCCCTTATGGAGAAGGCTGGAAGGATCCACCGGCATGTGCTGGAGGATTGTATGCCTTCCCTCCTCTCAGAAGGGATCGATGAGGTAGAACTCAACAGCGACCTTTACTCCCTGATGGTGAAGGAAGGTCACCAGGGGATCATCCGGTTTGACATGTTCAATGAGATGATCCTGGGACAGATCGGTTTTGGTGTCAGTTCCATCTATCCGACCTGTGTCAACACCCCTGGAGGGATTTCAGGTATGCATCCGGCGGTACCGCTGATGGGATGCCGGGAGAGGCGACTCCGGAAGGGCGACCTTGTTGTTGTGGATATCGGGTGTGGGGTTGAGGGATACCAGACCGACAAGACCATGACCTACATGTTTGGTTCGCCCATTCCTGATGCAGCGGTCCAGGTGCATGAGCACTGTGTGGATATCCAGAATGAACTGGCTTCGCTCCTGAAACCGGGTGCGATTCCTTCAGAGATCTACTCTACCATCATCGATGGGCTGAGTCCTGAATTCCTAAAAGATTTTATGGGATTCGGAGGGCATCAGGTGAAGTTCCTTGGTCATGGTATCGGATTGTGGATCGATGAAAAACCCGTGATCGCGAAAGGGTTTGATGAACCGCTGGAGGAAGGGATGGTCTTTGCACTTGAGCCCAAAAAAGGAATCCAGGGAGTCGGGCTGGTTGGCATCGAGAATACCTTTGTCGTGACTCCTCAGGGGGGTCGATGCATCACCGGTGATAATCCCGGACTGATCCCGGTATACTGATCCTGAAGTCCATCGTCCACTCCGGTCGACCCACTCTCTACCTCGTCAAATTTTTTTGGATATGAGGATCTGTAAAACAGTTTAATATTTTGAACCAATCGGTTGATCACGCAATCCAGTCTGACCTGATCGGCAAGAACTGTGTCAAGAATTATTTTGACGCCGTTGTTTTAATAGACAATTCACCCGACAGTCCAGGTGATCTCTGCATGCATGGACTTTCCGCGGTACCTGAGCCCGTTATGCTCCATATTGAGGTGATTCCGAAGGTACTGGCGGATAATTCCGTCCTGCTGTTCATCGACGCCGCCCATTCTGGCTCCGAGGTCCATGACGGCGTGGCCGAGTGTCGGATACAACCGACCGTCCGGGTACTCTTTGCAGACGATAGAAGCCGGTACCCCGAGCTGGCGGAGTCCACGGTACAGGCAATCGGCATGGGGGATATCGTTGAACTCGCATCCGAGGACCTTTGGCCAGAGTTCCTTCATCGCAACAGCGATCGGTGGGGGGGTTCCATGCCAGAAGAGGACGACCCTCCCCGAGCAGCAGGTGTTGACTGCTCTGACCACTGCTTCCAGGTCCGGGGTGAAGAGTGAATAGGGAGCGACTAGGAGAGGATACTTTTCTGTGCATCCTGTGTCGAGGTGTTCCCATCCCCCTGCGATGACCGAGATTCGTGACTCCATCGAATGTTTGACTGCACACTTGGTCAGGGAGTCTATCATCGCCTCGGATTTTGTCACTTCGGTGACCCGGTTTCCTTTTCGGGAGATCAGATAGGGGAGCATCGATCTGTCCCCAACCAGCAGTACCGACGAGCCGGACGGGGGGGCGACCCGCTCCATCAGATATTTGGCCTGAGTGACCCATAGCCGGGGATCTGCCATTGAAAGTCGAATTGTCTCTTCTGGTTCCTCTGGGACAAGATGTGGAGTGGAGAGGTACTGGTTATAGGTAAGGCGCCAGGTCTCGACCCAATCTGTGCTGCTATCAGGTTCTTTCATCTGCATCATCTCGTCCAGTCCTCGTCGTATGGGTATTGAATGTGATAGGTCTTTTGATAATATATTGTTCTTAATTATTTCTGAAGTTAATTAAATTTATCTATATCTGTGATGCACCGGCATGTCAGTCCGAGTTTCTATCGCTGGATGATCAGCAGACCTCCGCATCTGGATCGGACTCACACATGACGAAGGTCGGTGAATGCGGCGATCGTAGCACTGGTCGTGACAAGGTCGTCCCTGCTGAGATCATGAACATTGGTGTGTCCGGTCAGACGAGTGAAGTCCTCTAACTCTGCTGTGGTAACGTTGAGGAAGTTTGCCAGTCGGTCGGCCCCAACCTCGCTCTTCATCCTCGGTCGAAGATCGATATCCTGAGTGGTCAAACCCTCCGGGCATCGTCCGGTTGAACAGATCCTGTGCTGCTGACAGCCGCAGGCCATCAGGGCGGCGGTCCCAAGGGCGACAGCGTCCGCACCAAGGGCCAGAGCCTTGGCAATGTCAGAGGAGATCCGAAGCCCGCCGGTGATGACCAGTGACGTCCCGGTTGCACCCAACCGATCCAGTGTCTCCCTCGCCCTGTAGAGGGCGAATATGGTGGGGACCGAGGTCGAAGCTTTAATGAACTTCGGGGCTGCCCCGGTTCCTCCTGGTCGACCATCGATGGTGACAAAGTCGGCCCCTGCATAGACGATTGCCTCGAGGTCAGCTTCGATATGTCCGGCTGCAATCTTGACCCCGACCGGGCGTCCTCCGGAGATCTCCCGGAGCCAGGTTACCTTGGTTTTCAGGTCGTCCCGGGTTTTGATATCAGTGAAACGTGCAGGGCTGATGATATCCGTTCCTTTCGGATACCCCCTGACCGTCGCGATCTCGGGGGTGACCTTCTCACCGGGTAATCGAGCTCCGAGACCTGGTTCTGCAGACTGACCCAGTTTTATCTCGATCGCGTCGACAGACCTGAGCATCTCGGCTGTCACGCTGTACTGGTTCGGAACATACTCAAAGATGTATCGATACGCCTGCGCCTGCTCTTCGGGGAGCACCCCGCCTTCACCCGATCCGATGGCAGTTCTGACCTTGGCTGAACCGCCTGCAAGGGCGATCTTTGTCTCCTTTGAGAGAGCACCAAAGGACATGTGTGTCACATAAAATGGGGTGTCGATCACCAGCGGATGAACTGCCCGGGGACCTATAACGGTTCTGGTTAATACCGGAACGTCTGCATTGATCGGAATGCGTGCGATCTGGGCTCCACAGATCAGCAGTTTGTCCCAGGTTATCACCTGCTGTGTGGTCCGCATCGGCTCGATCACAGACCGTCCGGTCTCTGCCATCTGGTGGATATCGGTCAGGTACTCCTCGATGAAGAGAGGTGCCTCCATACGGTTGAGTAAAGCCTCCGTAACCCTGTCCGGAAGGGCCGGCGGAGTCGCCATCTGACTCGTTGTTCCGCAGACCGGGCAGGTGAACCCGATATGTATCTCCTTTCCCTTTTCGATCACTGGCTGCAGGTGTGAACGGTCTGATCCGCAGATCGGGCAGATCCAGGTATCGGAGAGGTCATAGGGCTCGGCTCCCTTTGGAATGTCATTCTCCTCTTCACCCTCGTTGCTGTCATATTCGAATGAATTACAGACATTACACCGGTAGATCATGATATTGTATCCGTTGAGATTGAGAGGGCGAGGGGGATAAGCGTTGTGACGGCGGGTCTCTCGCTATGGAATGACCTCTTCTATATTCGGTCTTTTTAAAAATATGAATATGGGGAGCACGGTTCCTCTCCTAGGGTCAGATGATCAGTTCAGATTCTCCTTCTGGACGGGTCAGGACGATCCCCGCGATCAGCACCGCGAGTACAGCCACGGTTCCCATAATTTCGTATGGGTTGGTGAACGTGGTGGCATTGCTGACATTACTGACGATCACATGTCGGATCATGCTGGTCAGCCCGGCGATCAGCAGCGGTCGTGGTTCAAAGTGTCGTGTCTGAAAGTAGACGGTCACGGTAGTGAGCAGGGTCAGCACGGTGATCGAGAGAAGGAGTGCTTCGAGAACCTCTACGACTCCCGTCTGCAGATCCGGGGATGAGAAGAGGTCGAGAATCTCTCTGATCGCGTCGTATAGTGAGAAAATGGCGACGATCGAGAAGAGGGCTGCGATAACCACATACGCTGTCAGTTGTATATCTGTGATCACACGGATCACGAAATGTACACTTGTCGCTTCGTCAGGGATTTTTGCCATCCCCAGTCTATCGGCGCATAATAGATATATGCGTGTCGAACTGGTTGGACTGGTAGTGCTCGTCGTCGATGTATGTTCTGATCAGAGGGGAATGATAGAGAAAACGTGCACTTTTCTTTCCACTTTTTCTTTGGGTTCACTCGATGTAAGAAGCCATCAGTCCGAAACCTATTCTCTTCTACGATAGGAGATCTGTCGACTCATCTCAACGGACCACAATAAATATCTGGCCACCTGAACTTTTACCTACCAGGTGAGGTGATGAAGGATATGAGAAGGAAGGAGAGGCAGTTGACACCAGAGGAGACGGATCGCCTTCTTCAGACTGGTGTATTCGGTGTCCTCTCGACGGTGGGTTCAGGGGGAGTACCCTATGGGGTCCCTTTGCATTATGTCTATCACCATAAAGTGATCTACTTTCACTGTGCAACAGATGGCCTGAAGCTGGACCTCCTGGATCAGAATAACCGGGTCTCGTTCTGCGTTGTCGTCGATGCAGTCGTTCTCCCTGAGCGATTCAGCACCCGATATTCCAGTGTGATTCTCTCTGGCAGGGCTTTTGAAGTATTTGACCTGGAGAAGCGGGCCGGCCTGGTGGCACTTCTTGGCAAGTATTCAGCCGGCTATCTCGATCAGGGAACCCGGTATATCGAGAAGGCCTGGGAGAGAACGAAAGTCTACAGGATCGATATCGAGACCTGTACCGGAAAAGGGACGATCACCTCAAAGTCCAGTCGAGACTGAAATTCCACGGGATACGACCCACGGTAGAAGGGGGCCGGTCTGAATGATGGAATCTCTGACCAGCGAGGCATGATGGGGCGAGTTAGATCTGGATCCAGATATGATAATGGCATGGTGACCATCTGGGATGAATCAATGCCCGCAGGTCATCGGAAAAAAACAAATACATTTATATTTCTATAGGTCCTTATAACACCACACGGAGTTGAGTACATCCCATATAATCGAACAACAGATACCCCCCAGGAATACAGTCTTGAAGGTGGGGTAAACTCTTCAGGGGTTCAGACTACCCGCGTCAGGTTGCCCAAGCGATGGAATAAAGAGCAGTTTGCCTCGGCTGATACACTGCTCGGGGCAAATCATATCCGGGTCAGATGCATCGATGGTGTCACCCGGATGGGAAGGATCAAAGGGAAGATCAAGAAAAGATCCTGGATACGTGAAGGAGATACGCTGATCGTGGTTCCATGGAGTTTCCAGGATGAGAAATGCGATATCCTGTACCGCTACCTGCCTCCGCAGGTCGAGTGGCTCCGTAAGAACCATTACATCTGATTCGTCCTCTTTTTTCTTCAGTGCCGGTTCGGTTGTATTCATCTTCCGGGTCATTACGATCAATTGTCACCGAGCGGAGCTGGTCAAGTATCTGGCCGCGTCTGCACGTTCCTATAACAGATCCCAATTATCATCGTGACTGTATCCGCGTCTACGTGTGCTATCCGGTATTCGTTCCACTCGGTCTGACATTTGAAACCGGCGGCGATGATCGCATCAAGCACTGTCATCACCTGTGCTGCTATTCACAGGGGAGGTGATAGGGAGATCTTCAAAAAAAGTGTTCCTTTCCTCTCCACAGTCAATGTGTGTTTCCCCTCGCATACGAAGCGTAAATCCCCACGACGCAGAGGATTGTGAAGAGGATGAACGTATCATGAACACTGATGACGAACTGTGGGTAGAGTGCAGGGACGATCTCAACACGACCGATCACGATCGCAAAGATCATCGAGGCGATTCCCATCGAGAGCATCTGCCCGAGGAGCCTCATCGTCCCGTTCATTCCGGAGGCCACCCCATAGAATCGTCTGTCGACGGAACTCATGATCGCATTGGTGTTCGGTGAAGAGAAGAGCCCTGCTCCGACACCGAGCAGCATAAGGATTGAAAGGATGGACCAGAGCGGTGTGCTCTCAGTGAGGAAGAGACTGAAGAGACCGAGACCAAGGGCTGTACACCCCATCCCGATCGAGGCCACCACCCGTGGTTCAATCCTATCTGAGAGTCGGCCAGCAACGGGTGAGACGATCATCATCATGAATGCCTGGGCGACCAGGATCAGGCCGGCGTGTTCTGGAGTGAAACCCTTGGTATACTGGAGGTCCAGGCTTAAGAGGAACGTCACCGCAAAGGTCGCACTGTAGTTGATCAGGGCGGCGAGGTTTGAGAAGAGGAAGACTCTGTTCTCGACAAAGAGGCGCATGTCGAGGACTGGGGTGGGTACCCGTCTCTCATACCAGATAAAAGCTGAAATCGTGACCAGTCCGACGGCGATTAGGGCCCCTCCGGTGACGGATGGGAGTTGTGAGAAGCCGTACATCATCGCCACCAGCCCGACAGCGTAGATCAGAGAGCCGGCCCGGTCCAAGCGTTCGGTGGGGCAATCTGCCCATTCGCCTTTGAGTTTCCAGATGATGAGCAGCACCGCGGCGACGCCGATGGGGACATTGACGAGAAAGATGGACCGCCAGCCGAAGTACTGGGTCAGCACGCCGCCGAGAGGTGGGCCGAGGGTGAGTCCAAGGTAGACCGATGTGATATAGATCCCGAGCGCTCGCCCACGCCGCTGTTTTGGGACCACCGAGGTGAGGATCGCAACAGCGGTACCGAAGATCATTCCACTTCCGGCCCCCTGGATCACTCGCATCCCGATCAATGCAGGCGTGGATGGAACCATGGTCATCAGAAGCGAGGCGAGGGTGAAGATCGAGAGCCCTGCGAGAAAGACCTTCTTCCTTCCATGGATGTCTGCGATCTTTCCGAATGGAACGATGACGAGTGCAGAAGCGAGCAGGTATGCGGTCGCAACCCAGGAGAGTGAGACTGCATCCATATGAAATTCACCACTGATGAAGGGCAGGGCGATGTTGGTGGCAGAGCCATCGAATGGGGTCAGAAATCCGGAGATAATGGCTATGATGAGGACGATCCGCTCCTCTGAAAAAAATGATGCCGGCGACGATGAAGGCTGTGCATCATCAGCAGTTGCTTTCTGTTCCTTCATCCTGTTCCCACTCCTGGGGTGCTATAGAGACCATACGTTCCAGTCATGATTGTGATCCGACCGTTGTAATATTCTCTTTTCATAGTAAAAAAGAAAGAGGAAACTGTACCCGGGGAGACTGGGGTGGGCCCGGAGATCCTCTCAGATCCAGCTCATTTTTCTACTTCTTCTCCGATACTCAAGTATGGAAGAGATACAGATCATCGAAGTTCTGCCTCAACTGGTACTTGGTATGCGGCAAAAAGGGGCTTATCGTGATATTCCGGCGATGCTCGGCGAGCTCTATATCTATGGGATCTCTCATCAATCAGTCCTGACCGGACCGCCGGTCTTCATCTGCCACGAAGGATCGGTCGAGGAGGCTATGGTCGCCAACGAGACCGGGGATGCCGATATGGAGGTTGCTTTTCCGATAGAAGGATCGATAGAGGGTGAAGGGCCTATATCGATCTATGAACTTCCAGGTGGGAGGATGGCGAAGGTGCTGCACCGGGGGCCCTATGAGGATTGCGGGCCGACCTATACCCGGCTCTTCGCCTGGATAGAGGAGCAGGGGCTTGCCGTCACCGGCCCGGTTCGCGAGGTCTACCTGAACGATCCGACCCTGGTGAAGCCAGAGGAGTTGATGACCGAGATTCATGTCCCGATTTAAGCGCTGGAGAGCGAGGGTTTGATGAAATCTTCCCCTCTTTCTCCCCGGTGGCGTCGGCCTGCCAGATCCGGGTTCGAATGGATTTTTGTAGGTTGGTACAATTCCGTGCAGTCGAACCTACCTGAACCATACTCCTTTATCGGTCTGGGATCCACCTGATCATCAGATGGATGCAGTGATTGAATCAGTGCTGATCGGTCTCGGCCTTGCGATGGACTGTTTTGCTGTCACCCTTGCGACGGGGAGTTCAGCCGGTATCGATCGATTCAAGACAGCGATCATCCTCGCGGCGACATTCGGTCTCTTTCAGGGAGGGATGACGATTGGTGGCTGGTTGCTTGGGATATCCTTCGCTGGTTTCGTCACCAGATATGCACCCTGGATCGCATTTTTGCTGCTGACCGGGATCGGTGTGAAGATGTGTATCGAAGGGGTCAGGGGCGGGGATACCCGGGAACGGCCATCGTCACTCCGTGCCGGTGTGGTCATTGGACTTGCCATCGCCACCAGTATCGACGCGCTGGCAGTCGGGATCAGCTATGCACTGCTCGGAGTCGAACCTGTGATCCCGTCCCTGATCATCGGTGCGGTTGCATTCTGTATTTCGTTTGCCGGGGTCTATGCTGGTATCAGATTGGCACCGGTTCTTGGCACCCGTGTGGACTTCTTTGGTGGGGCTGTGTTGATGTTGATCGGGGTTAAGGTGCTGGCAGATCACCTGGCCCTGATCTGAATGGCAATGAATGAGTTGGTGTGGGTTATACCGGCTATATGGCGATGAATTGTTTTTATTTTTTAAGAATATCCTGAAAAAAGTACAGGGTTTTTATGGTAAGCAGAGATCCTGGCGCCACCTGAATTCCGGCGGTCGTCTTCAGTTTCACTCAGTATTTTTTGTGATGGGAGAGGGATCAGCGCATCTCAAGGAATCTGCGTGTCGAAAGGCCGATGACCCGAAGGATACATTTCAATGTCCTGCGATCCAGTTCGTCAGAC is part of the Methanosphaerula palustris E1-9c genome and encodes:
- a CDS encoding TIGR00269 family protein, with translation MIACDRCNEHAVYFSRGDGAHLCGAHLMEKVEAKTAGMLASYTLADNERIAVALSGGKDSTVLLWLMNMLLGKRAADRLVAITVDEGIRDYRDETLAAARRLTHRLGIRHIIVSFQDLFGADLDSLLIGNRERACSVCGVYRRQALQQTAVEAGAGVLATGHCLDDEAQSVLMNYLRGDLTRIAGTLPEGTGYIPRIKPLGRVSEKEVVVYGMVASLLSPLPECPYTAHALRAEVRRALGVLEYRFPGTMLRIVEGEADLKRTVSGMVPPSALSKCDRCGAPCSGTICQRCKIEDLLDRRGNLQ
- a CDS encoding AIR synthase family protein is translated as MSDEKIGKIDAATFASFLLHRTGAADPSVIVPPTAGIDAGVVDLGNNRVLIVAEDPIFAIPNQPYDLFGWHTVHIGASDVAVMGVKPQYMTYSLLMPPGTPDQDFRTIVDAIDLAAKDLGIAIVGGHTGYYPGFAAPTIGGITVFAVAEKGEYITSAGARPGDDVLLTKGPAIETAALLSVLRENELKAKYPAWLVKAAQDLCWQMSVVADAALAREAGEVTAMHDATEGGVIGGLFEIAAASNTGMVIDEAQIIYPKEVRMVCEQFNLDPLASIAEGTLLLTADPSSSDAIIDLLTRSGIPVSVIGKVTDNPGERTIRRVDGTIEELHIPEQDPFWPVFFESTC
- the cysE gene encoding serine O-acetyltransferase yields the protein MLLKHLREDIQTIFQKDPAARSIPEVLFCYPGLHAIWSHRIAHWLWVHHLFFAGRFVSHIGRFLTGIEIHPGAMIGRRVFIDHGMGVVIGETAEVGDDVLIYMGVVLGGTALVNEKRHPTVEDHVIIGSGASVLGPITIGSGAKVGAGSVVVRSVPPGATVVGVPGRIAGPECNQDRDGDLEAPMPDPMLRVISRLLDRQNQFEERIRIMEQVIPGPLGLEKRAELEMEEQIRDALREVIDPEVGIDIVDLGLLRDVHVTADGRAEIDMVLTTKGCPLVDYLSQQVRRKAEGIPGISSVDVRVLDEPWDWSRFVRQNGQLKKV
- a CDS encoding MoaD/ThiS family protein gives rise to the protein MITLELPDLTRKLCSPSGDTIEELLVAAGVNPAEVIVVRDGVLLPEDTPLSDGDHLRVISIVHGG
- the cysK gene encoding cysteine synthase A; amino-acid sequence: MGKIYNNITETIGHTPLVRLNRLTEGIPAEIVVKVESFNPMSSVKDRIGLAMIEAAEQHGLIGKNTTIVEPTSGNTGVGLAFVAAARGYKIRLLMPDTMTIERRKLLKALGAELVLTPGKDGMKGAVSAAEAMVAENPDLLYIPQQFRNPSNPAIHRRTTAEEIWTDTDGKVDIVVAGVGTGGTITGIAEAIKAKKPEFKAIAVEPATSPVLSGGSPGPHKIQGIGAGFIPDVLRMDLLDEIVPVSNEDAYEIARRLAREEGILAGISSGAALYAALLIAKRPENSEKMIVVILPDTGERYLSTDLFDA
- a CDS encoding thiamine-phosphate synthase family protein gives rise to the protein MDSRDEMYGRFSVALAKLEACKEFAALIPEVRTNLVYATGDAKERSDVLAVEGRVTIIGGMPHASGKPVFGASSHMARLMIELRKVDPRVRAGVDFANTPALAAWLEDYCREKRWIFSMIDRRNEPDSIKEEECASMPWKVAEAVRAAGNRAPKIFYETGAIGKEPVSVLVGGDPIEVVEQVCEIARRYADER